Within the Pseudorasbora parva isolate DD20220531a chromosome 20, ASM2467924v1, whole genome shotgun sequence genome, the region gattattCTTATCTCAAAGAtggcgtttattaaagaggagagtgaagacgtgaagattgaagaaacattgagagtgaaacatgaagaaactgaggaacaaacaaagatggcgtttattaaagaggagagtgaagacgtgaagattgaagaaacattgAGAGTCAAACACGAAGAAATTGAAGAGCAAACAGGttggtttattttttattatttttttattatcgtTTTATTTGGAAAGGCAATTTCCCATCACATAGATTAATTACAACTTCTGTTCAAGTACATAGGTAGGGGGTGGATTCAGATATTTTAGATGAGTTTGTCCATAGTGCCTTTCTGAGATTTTCTTTTCCTGACCAATACTTATTCCAGTTGAGaacattaacaaaacaaaacagaaccgGGATACGCACCACTACAGGTAATTAAAACATCACCTCAAAAGAGGGCAGGTCTacacaaagcacaaatacaGTCAAATTAAATCAGATCTAATTGGTTTTACATATTCAGTCTATTTAGTCAAAATTTTCTAAAATGTTCCTTTTTTAACTTTGAGGGAGAAAGATATCTTTTCCGTAACATAAATCTTATAGACAATTTCAATCCATTCATTGCTTTATACCATTCTGTGGGAAAACCGTCGGCGCCTGGAGACTTTCCCCATTTCATTCTCTTGATTGCTGAttgattttcttcttttgttattttaatattttatattaattttcctttttgttcATCGGTGATCTGTGGGAGGTTAACAAGTCCGCTTGTTGTTtccttaaagcagcactaggtaacttttcaaccttcataatatattttttaagactcttgtgatgataaatctacttacaataggttgaatgacacgtctgccatagcctgatggggtctgtatcgtttttaatcatacttttaaacttcgggtttcgggtagtaacccgagaacaaaaagaactacaaaattcgactgctttacggcatatacgtcacttccaccaacacccacacttccttacattcagacgtgcgagcccaactttgctcatcggataatatagtcatgtccgaagcagcagagacacataagaaagaaaaggttttgttggaggaaagcaataagaggaaacgagaaagtgatgtgattaaaggcaggacgaggatcaacatgtgaccagcgtttgctcgtcggcgtgagctgaaggaggcgtgcccgaccgatgctgtcctgcttgttatggtgattaccgaccactcaaacattaaactgaagtatcatatagattctggaaaacgctaaccaatagactactataatgacgctggcttgtaaacgtgagcatcgtgattatttggcgtttgaaaaaaataaaacccatgaaatgatattcatatgacatgctgaaacatatgccactgactgtaacgttacctgggatgaagacatttcacacgcgacgccagaagaactctgaactcctcctgcagtgttcaggggaactgttagtgctgcaccgacccgcgggacgcttttatgaagttatttggcccgcaccacaccactgtatatatttttacaacccgccccgcacccgcgaccattaaatagacatacggggtccgtgggttatgagacgacccgcgcatcactagttcagggctatcagggtgtcatgtcaacaaatgcatgcgcgatggcatcccctgttgtaggaggacagctcttacgacagtagtggaggacattattttttccaaactgtagggggaccccgagagcaaaagtagccaagtgctgctttaaaatttaattttatagtttaatttatacagaatattgtatgaaaatgtaaatttaaaaagaCATACATAAGAATACATATGTTTTACAACACCCATGGGcagaaatgaagaaaaaaagtgcCTGTTCTAAGCTACGCTCCAAAAACCCGCCTTTTCCCAGAGAACGCGTCATATGACGCAACGACAGGCAAACATAGGCGCTGCAGCCCTGGCTCTGTGTGGGTTTACGTAGTCTGAGAGGTGGAAACAGAAAATAGAGATTGTCGTTATCATCATTATAGTTATAGTAGGTTTGAGTTGTCACAGTGGTGAATTCTGTTGTCACAATGGTGAATCAATAAAAGATCCTTGTTACAATGACTGTATTTACATGAACAGCATATTCCCATCCTAGCCGAAAGACTAACTGCTTTCATACACGTAACGTTACTCCACAGTACATGTGAGCTTATTTACAGTATGTCCGTCGTAAATAATAAGAGGTGTAGTAGTATAACAGCCGACTAAGCTCGGCATTCCAGCTGTCCGGTTATGTTGTTCAGATATACGGCCCAAACGCTTGACATCTGCAGAAGCAGAACATGCGGACACCTAGGTCTAAAAGAAGTTACTGATTGAACATCAGCTAGCAATTTGCAACTGCAACCTCTTCGCTGTCTGATACCATTACGAAGAGACGATGTTTACCGGCCGTTGCGTCACTTCCGATCAGAGTGTTTTTCACAACGGAAGTAAttttactcacaatttcttttaaaaaactgttttaatgcacatttatgattaatttCTTCATGTCGAGCCAAGTCGAGTTCCTATACTATTTATATACACGTTCATTCACAGTGATCTTCAACTTGAAAGATGGGCTTCAACCTATATGATAGAAGTTTcagtgatatttttttttcccctctacCTCATATTATTGTTACTTTGTGaaaattagttttttattttttttatttcttgagtgtttatagccccgtttccaccacaggaactttacccaggaaccaggaactttggttggcactcggtgtgtttagaccgcaggaaccagggtctaaatgaagttccgggtaaatatttccccctccaaacggccctgctcgcgaggtagtactttttcaaagttcaggaactttcgagggcgggacttgggcgctgaacatgctgattggttgagctcacgcagcattttatttcaactcggcatttttaaaagtcttttgtgaggttcggtctacgttcagtaataatcagtcttacacgccgcgctcatgttgacaagagaggaaagttaatttttctgaggggtaaactttttatttcgtaagttatgaagataatgttgaagtaatgacacagcgtatattgccccaggcagtttttactttaactgcgcagaagaatttttttttttctcagatgattatttaaacaaataaatagcttataatataatactgtattagtcctggtggccgttaagagttgctatggctacagttaacacactccagctgctggagaaaacagcggagacatttttgatgtggcagacaaactgcatgtgacaaaatgattgtgattgaaactcatcacatgtaaacaccagatcggtttagataacgtctcatgtaaacagtccactaaatctttcaatcggtacataaaaaaatgattactgCCCGGGCTGTCAtttgtgaaaaaaatctaattgaacggaattaaaatatcaagcaattcattcgaatatattcaattatctacaacgccgtcatctccagcagctggaatgtgtttacggatgccatagcaactctcaacggccaccagtcaatcaatcaatcaatcagctttatttatatagcgcttttacaatcacgattgtgtcaaagcagcttcacagtgtcaaacaggataatattgtgacaaaattagatttggctgtacagccgtactggagaaaacagtgatgttatcagcttagtttaatttatcatatagcaacaatgttggcagatcagtattatagtttatagaattaaataagacctaatttatacattttatttgtataataagttgaataactttaatcatatttttagtgtccccaactgagcaagccaagccaaaggcgaccaaaggaaccaaaactccttcagggcgtgatggagaaaaataaaccttgggagaaaccagactcagtcggggtgccagttctcctctggcctattaacacaccgtgtaagattattattctggcaaccttacaggtcagaaatcatatcagattggaatattcaaaatttcagggtatcacggaagagacagatttatttggaaataaatgatgggatggcgcgtcgattacatgtatttttttaaaaccgtataccaggacttatacgttttttttataaaaccgtataccaggacttatacggttttataaaagctattcatttgttttaaagtgtaataatcatctcagaaaaaaatatattctaatgtcaggcacagttgaagtagttaatgattgtttgcttacataggcgtagggacagtgtcattatgccaacattatcttcataacttcttatgaaataaaaagattatccctcagaaaaatgtaatttcctctcttgtcatgcttggtgcatgagcgcgacgtgtgctcttcagtggtgaaggcgcgcgctgtgtacatcacataaggacgcacactcaaaagtaatccggtcaggtcatttacatggtgaaatgtttagtttgatcgattcatgaaaaggtttatccacccatctcaaaacgattacaatttcattcagtttgggcatttttattacgattgaggtgtttatatggagcatttttcttcagattggacttttaaactgattacagtgctccatgtaaacgcaccgacagtaaaaaaattgcgctacatggcactttaaaaaccggatagtttatttatagttcgattacggatatttcacgtcatcttcgaatgcatattcgaatatcgaataaaaagaGATAGCccttgtccgtcactgacttggaggaacagtcgcgcgcagtcctacatcaccggactaatctgcctaatcttctcagaactttatcgcggtggaaacgcagacagctgcaggtctgggggggagaaaagttcctgtaaaaaagttcctggtacaaattgttccgggtaattttggtggaaacggggcttatttcatctatttcttttttttttaaatgtagtctTTTGTTTGTCGTCATCTTTAAGAGACTTTGCATGTTCTTTCTGTAGTCGCTTTAAATCATCCTCCAATTTTCCAAGTTTTATTCCTTTCATTTTCTTTTCAAATCAGGATATGGCTTTTATTTTGCCCCTAATCACTGCTTTTAATAAATCCCAGAGAATAGGTGGAGTCACTGCTTCATTATAATCATTATTATCTAAGTACAGCTGAATAAAATTTTTAGTAACTGGGTTATTCAGGATATTTGAGTTTAGTCTCCAGAGAGTGGAcatcttattattattcatgtGGACTGAAATAAAAAGGACTATGGTCTGAAATAGTGCTAGCTTTTAATATATCGGATATTAAAATCTCCACATATTAAAGTCCCTTGACTTTTTGTTGTCATTACatcaattatatatttataaaaggacCAGTCACTGCCCAGGGACATAAACGTTAAGGAGACTCATCACAATTCCTTCTATTTTGCCCATAATCATAACAAATCTTCCTTCACTATCCTTATGTTCGGATATGTGTTCGTAATTTACAGCACCGGATATCAGAGTCGCCACTCCTGTCCTCCTTACCGATCCATGGGAAGAAAAGTAAACATCTTTTAAAAGTAAACATCTCCTGATTAATTCAATTTGGCATGCTCAGAGTTATTAACATGTGATTCTTGCAATCGGAATTTTATCTTTCTTTAATTTTGATAAGGTTTTTCCCCTCTTAACTGGACCGTGTGTTCCATTTATATTAAATGATGCTATCTTTAAAGAACTGTTTGGTGTAGTGATTATTACTCAGTTCACCGATGACGTAGTGATTTTTAGATCACgtgtcacttaaggtgtggttatgagtgtATCAGATGACCCCTCCCTCTTTGATACGGGGCACCAGCTAAGAATACTATCTTAACAATATAAGAACACTCGCAAAAGAGCTGTTCAGTAATTCAGAATTAATGTAAATTAGAgggagttggtcagctgatttatctgaaggATTTGTGAGTCTGGACAACCAGTAGTCTTTGATCATCAACACAATGAAGACACAGtgtaataaaatgaatgaaatttaTTAACAATAGATATGCAAGAGTAAATACTTAAACGATTAATAATGCTAGTAATGGATATATACTTCTAAAGGATAGTAAACTAATAACCAAAAAGTAATGAACGAAACAATAAAACCAATAAATGATGTGAGCACAGAATGGATAAATGCAATGCTGTTGAACAGAATGTAGCAATAGAAGACAATTGTATGGGAATGCTTCTTATGGGAACCACCTAATGGTTCTGGCACATggtgataaataaatgcttatttatcattaaacaaataataaacctATTATTTGTAACAACCTGACCTCAAGTAATAGTTATCTAAACAGGTTAGAAAACATATGCTGCATGTGTAAActaatgccaaggtctctagaaagaggtttggtaaGTTTATATTTACGTTCCACACAGTCGGGTGATCAGTCCTGGCAGTAGATACGTCTTCCACTGGTTATGCGGGTAGCGTGCGGTGGGAAGGGCGCAGAGTTGCGAGAAGCCGTTGCCACGCTGGGCTGAAGGATGCAGAACTCTGGTTGCGCCAAGAGGGTCCTTAAACGTGGACCAGGCAGCTGGGTCAGTCGAATCTTCACAGGGTCCTTTGCAGGCTGGCTGCGTCACTGAGGAGCCGTGTGGGACCGGCAATGTCTGCCGATGCAGAGGTCCTTGGTGGACTGGATGTGCTGCTGGAGGAGTTGTAAAGGTCAGATAAGATCTCTCAAGGAGAGAGCCCTTTTCCTGCTAGAGTTTGCCGAAAGCAATATAAAGGTTTTGCTCGCAAAAGCTTAACCTCCACTGTCTTGTAGTCTCTTTCCTCGTCAGGTCAGAAGCTCAGGACGTGGTGTGTCTGTTAGTGTCTCCTTCCCCGTCGGGTTAGAAACGCAGAACGTGGTGTGTCTGTTAATGTCTCCTTCCCCATCGGGATAGAAACGCAGAACGTGGTGTGTCTGTTAGTGTCTCCTTCCCCATCGGGTTAGAAACGCAGAACGAGGGTGTGTCTACCCGGGGGACATATTTATCCCTTTCCGATGAGGAGGAGATTGAAATCCGGCGCCTTTCCAGTCCTGGAGTGTGATTGGCCACTGGGTTCTGAAGTAGGCACGGTGTTGCCCACCCTAgtgtggaactcatttgcatagcATAAAGTGGCATGTTAAAACAATGTCTTAAATGTTTTACCCATGCATTATTTCGTTACCAAAcctcttttaaaatataaaaggcATCGTATGGAACAGATAGAGACCAAACATGATAAGAAACGGCTAAGTCATCGTCCACGCATTCGTTTATCTGTTAATGTACCTGTCCCGTGGACTGTTGTTTTTACAGTCAATAACCATTAACATAAACTGCACTTTGTGTGAAGATGAGGTGGATGAGTTGCAGTTCATATACATTTAAGACATCCAAACATGTGTATGAATGGATTTAGATAGACCTCTGTGGCCTCTCTTTTGCTGCTGCCTTCAGGAGGTCCTGGAGGAATTTTTATGGCAGCACTTGCCTAAACCTTAGGAATGAGTTTGGAGGTTAAAATCCACTTGtagaccaatgagaagtcctctCTTTGGTGGTGGTGGGTGCAGAAGGTCCCCCCTTCCTGCCATGTAAGAGGTGTCTGGCAGTTGTCTTGGCATCTTATCTGATGTTGCTGAACAtttgtttatgttcattcacCAAGGGTCCAATCATAGTGTGGCACATCTTCTTCCACACTGgtagttgggggggggggggggccttGCCATAAACTGGTCTCTGGAATGCCACCCTAACTGATGTTCACTACATTGGCATCTATGTGATTTCCCCCTTAATCCCACTCAGAAAACTGGTGCGCTTCCCCCTCCCTGCAAGAACCGGCAGGGAATGAACAACTaagataataataaacataacaATGAACACAATTTTTACCCATCCTATGACCCTTTTGAGCCTCCCAAGGTGGCTCGAAGAGAAAAAAATCCCCCAAAAGGTGTTCTATAAATAAACTTTggtttgatttgatttaataGATTTCCTctttctatatgtaaagcgctttgaggagccagaaaaagcgctatataaatgtaacattattatTGAAATGCTCCGACATCATAGTCGCCTAATACTTGActaaccaaaaacaggacaagGTTAACTAAATATGATAAAAACTAAAAAGCACATTTGACATAagactgagaaaaaaaacagattcagATTCTAATTTCTTTGTTTAATTCCTGAAGACTTCAACTGAAAAGATTTGTTCAGTTCTTTCTGAGCTGCCTCTGCAAAGATGGCTGGCACCACACCAAAACCCTCTGTTGAGATTGCCACCACCACGCCAGTGCCCTCTGCCAAGATGACCACCTCCTCGCCAGAGCCCTCTGCCAAGATGGTTGCCATCACGCCAGTCCTTGTCCAAGATGGTCTCCATGCCCCATTCAGAGTCTTTGGCGTGTGTAGCGCTGACCATTGTGGTCACGGCAATGTGGTGTGTGTGGGAAGTCCCtgtccagagtccagagaggactccagcCCCTTtttcagagtccagagaggactccagcccctgtccagagtccagagaggacccCAGCCCCtgtccagagtccagagaggacttcagcccctgtccagagtccagagaggactccagcccctgtccagagtccagagaggactccagcccctgtccagagtccagagaggactccagcccctgtccagagtccagagaggactccagcccctgtccagagtccagagaggactccagcccctgtccagagtccagagaggactccagcccctgtccagagtccagagaggactccagcccctgtccagagtccagagaggactccgtctcctgtccagagtccagagaggactccgtctCCTGTCTCGAGTCCAGTGATGACTCCGTCCCCTGTCCTGAGTCCAAAGAGGACTCCTTCTCCTGCCTTGAGTCCAAAGATGACCCTGTCTCCTGTCCTGAGACCAGAGAGGACTCCGGCCGCCACACCTGCTCAGCCTGCtccgccgtgggggtcttctAGCCCGTATATTCAGTTGTGGTCGCCAACTCCGTCGGGGGTGTCTTCAATCTTGTCTGCGATGGGTGGTGGTTGTCTGTTCCACCATGGGGTTCAAGACCATCTGCACTACTGGGTGGTTGTCTGCTCCACCGTGGGGGTCTCAACCTAATTCCTGGACAATTTTAGGATCGTCCAGAAGCTGCTCTTTTGAGGGGGGGCTATGTCATGATTAACCATTGAGAGTGCCCGTGATTACCACCAAAGGGCAATGCTCCGCCCGACTGGCATTCCATCAAatactacattacccataatgaTTTGCCTGGACTCATCAGCACTCCTTGTTTACACCTGTATCTCATTTACCCCATTACCTCTGCTTTTATCTAGCATGTTCGCCCTGTCATTCACGGCAAGGTTTTGTATGTTGTTGCACTGCATCTCTGAGCGTTTCCCTTGGTCTTGCCTCTGTTTTTTTGGATTTCTTGCCTGTTCTTGGATTACCTTTTGCCTGTGTCTCCTGCCTTGTTTGCTTGTTTGGATTGCCTCTAATAAAAGCTGCATTTGGATCTCCAACCTTTTAAAGTCTCTGAGTGGTTTGTAACGACCGCAAACTGAAAAAGAAACACaaacattgcataaaaaaaaaaacgtttcagTCAGAAATTCCCAAATTAGATATAGCATATTAAATTTTTTCTTTAGATAAACGTGTTAACGATATTTAACGTCAAACTGACACACTAAAACAATTATGGCCTATTTAATTAACGCTCACTTTAAAGCACAAGCCTTCTAATGAGTTTCCcaaaaaagataaataatactgcttatacattaaataaaataaaacaaataaaataaataggctaACATACACACAGAAACAGTACAAAAATATAGTCAATTATAACTGACGTACACTATTGAGAGACTATTTGAGAAAATGTGCTCAGATGGAGTAGATGGCTTTGGAAGGGATGTAGTGCAGGTTAATTGACTCTAGAAAGCTTGAGAGAATTGTCAGTGTCCCAGAATCAACCTTTGTTTTGACCTCCAAGTACATTAATTTCATCCTTCTCTccttattaaagggttagttcacccaaaaatgaaaattattacattaattactcaccctcatgtcgttggacacccataACACCTTTGtttatctttggaacacaaatgaagatatttttgttgaaagctaaaggctgagaaaggcttcagaaaggcctctattgacattcagtacattcccactgacccactcacaagacccataaaaggcactaaaggcgTTGTTACAAAGACCATCAAGTTATTGCTtctgtgtaggtctcggacgtgagcgatagcggcgctcctcctcttctgggtcatgtattGGAAgggtggagctgcgtcatattcttgcgcatgcgtcgagttcatgtcaataacttggtggataaagtcgttgttttgatttttgtgcgcacaataacttttttcgtcgcattgtaaaattattgtacagccactgtagtgagatggactttgtaacgacgtctttagtgcctgttatgggtcttgtgagtgggtcagtggaaatgtactgaatgccaatggaggcctactgaagcctttctcagccatcagatttcaacaaaaatatcttcatttgtgttccgaagatgaacaaaggtcttacaggtgtcttacattttcatttttaggtgaactaactctttaatgcTGTTCTTAATCAGTGACCATCTGCATGGATATCTCTGTCTgcttttaccttttttttctttggtgCCGATTCACTTTCCACTGTAGGCTTACTGCTTACCACTTTCTGGAAACCGGATCCAAAACCGGATTCTTTGCATCAAGGAATGACAAGCTCTTCAAACGTGGGTCTAAAACAGCAGCTTgggtacaaacccgattcccaaaaagttgggacactgtacaaattgtgaataaaaacagaatgcaatgacgtggaagtttcaaatgtaaatattttattcagaatacaacacagatgacatatcaaatgtgtaatctgagaaaatgtataattttaaggaaaaaataagttgactttaaatttcatggaatcaacacatctcaacaaaacttgggacaaggccatgttttggcactgtgtggcatcccctcttctttttataacattctgcaaacgtctggggactgaggagacaagttgatCAAGTTtaggaaaaagaatgttgtcccattcttgtctaatataAGCTTTAAGTTGCTCGTCTGTCTTAGATCTTTGTCGCATATTTGTCGCACATGGTTAGAGCAGTGAATTTAACATTTGGCCAGTGCATTCAATATCATCCAACTGCGGCCCCAAATGGGCGTTATCGTGCTGGTGGGGCTTCTTCTTCACCTCTTCCGCTGAACTGATAGCTGTCGACATCAGGTTTAAAATGTTCAACGTTCGCtagttactttttctcaaacAAGCTTCAAAATAAGATCTAGCATCTTGCAACaggacatcatgactttgcgtaaagatacacgccactttctcaagccaagtggcgtgttacCTGTACACatttgagctatccgcgtgtatgtctacgccatgtgattccgcgtgaatgTCTATGGCGAAACaaaccattatgtgtgtgtgtgtccctacaatgtaaatggatttataaacataataaattgtttttttgaaaatgtaaaaatgcagaatgtttcttgtgatgggtaggtttagggatcaggGTTGGTGTGTAGGCAATCGTTATTGTGATTGACATGGCCAATGAATTGTTTAGAATCGGTTGCAGGGCATTTCCGCTGAACttgtttgggggaaaaaaatcatgcATATGGAAGAGGAAATGACATACCCAGTGTCTCTTGAGAAACTCATCTTGATTGGTCGATGAGACACTACCGGGAATGCCCAAACCACAGCTCTCAGTGCATTGCTCACATTCCAAGCCACTTGTAACCCCTTTCTTTCTGTAGCTTAGTGggtatagaatctagcaaacatGTTTTTGGATTTGAtgtcttaaatgttttaatgtctTGATTTCTCTTGTTTTGTGCCATTAAACTGGGGTTAACTTGTTTTTGTCTCTTTTAGATCTGATGGCACTGAAAGTGGAGAGTCAAGAACTAAATGAAATGGAAGAGAAAGATATGAATGGGCACCATCATGATTTCATAACTGGAGAAAAACCTTTTAGTTGCTCACAGACTGAAAGGATTTCCTCAcaaaaaattactcaaaattcaGGAAAGAGTTTAATTGATAAACAACACTTTAAAGCCCACATAACtatccacactggagagaagccttacacatgccaacagtgtggaaagagtttcactaaTAAAGGGACtcttaaagtccacatgagattacacactggagagaagccttacacctgtcagcattgtggaaagagtttcactcaaaaTGGGACtcttaaagtccacatgagagtacacactggagagaagccttacacctgtcagcattgtggaaagagtttcactcaaaaTGTAGTCCTTAATAGGCATGTTAGATTAcatactggagagaagccttacacctgccagcagtgtggaaagagtttcacttaTAAAGGGACtcttaaagtccacatgagagttcacactggaaagaagccttacacctgccaacagtgtggaaagagtttcactaaTAAAGGGACtcttaaagtccacatgagagttcacactggaaagaagccttacacctgccaacagtgtggaaagagtttcactcataATGGGACtcttaaagtccacatgagagtacacactggagagaagccttacacctgtcagcattgtggaaagagtttcactcaaaaTGTAGTCCTTAATAGGCATGTTAGATTAcatactggagagaagccttacacctgccagcagtgtggaaagagttacactcgaaaagaacattttaaagtccacatgagaattcacactggagagaagccgttcacctgccaacagtgtgaaAAGAGTTTCACTAATAAAGTGAGTCTTAAAGCCCACATAAGatttcacactggagagaagccttacaacTGCCAGcattgtggaaagag harbors:
- the LOC137049223 gene encoding zinc finger protein 850-like isoform X1; protein product: MAFIKEESEDVKIEETLRVKHEETEEQTKMAFIKEESEDVKIEETLRVKHEEIEEQTDLMALKVESQELNEMEEKDMNGHHHDFITGEKPFSCSQTERISSQKITQNSGKSLIDKQHFKAHITIHTGEKPYTCQQCGKSFTNKGTLKVHMRLHTGEKPYTCQHCGKSFTQNGTLKVHMRVHTGEKPYTCQHCGKSFTQNVVLNRHVRLHTGEKPYTCQQCGKSFTYKGTLKVHMRVHTGKKPYTCQQCGKSFTNKGTLKVHMRVHTGKKPYTCQQCGKSFTHNGTLKVHMRVHTGEKPYTCQHCGKSFTQNVVLNRHVRLHTGEKPYTCQQCGKSYTRKEHFKVHMRIHTGEKPFTCQQCEKSFTNKVSLKAHIRFHTGEKPYNCQHCGKSFTEKGSFEEHVRIHTVGKPYTCPQCGKGFNHKGHLKAHIRIHTGEKPYTCQHCEKSFTRKEHLEGHTRVHTGERPYTCPQCGRSFTHKGSFGKHMRIHTGEKPYTCQQCGKSFARKQHLESHKRVHTGEKPYTCPQCGKSFTEKGHLKAHMRVHTGEKPYTCQQCGKSFARKEHLESHNRVHTGEKPYICPQCGKSFTEKGHLKVHMRIHSGEKPYTCQQCKKSFARKELLKGHKSVHTGEKPYTCPQCGMSFTLKGILKTHMRVHTGEKPYTCQQCGKSFTRKESLEGHTRVHTGEKPYPVTQCGKRFTHKGNIEGHMIFHNE